A region of the Myxococcus guangdongensis genome:
ACCAACCCGCTCAGCACCCCCAGCAGCATGTCGGTGCAGCACAACTCCTCGGGTACCAGCCCTTCCGGCCCCGCGAGCAGCGCGGCCGCGAGCCCGCGGTGCGTCGCGGTGTACACCGTCACCTCCTCCAGCCAGGCCGCCAGCTCCGCGGCGGGATTGCGGCCCGGCTGAGCGGACGCCATCGCGCACAGCTGCGCGACCCCCTCCCGGAACACCACCTCCAACAGCGCCTGCCGCGTCGGGAAGTGTCGGTGCAGCGTCGCCGAGCCCACCCCCGCCCGCCGCGCAATCTCCTCGAGCGACGCCTGCGCGCCATCCCGGGCGACCAGCTCCGAGGCCGCTGTGACAATCCGCTCCCGGTTGCGCCGTCCGTCCGCTCGCAAGGGCTTCACTGGCTCCACGACACCTGTCTCCTCACCCTGACGCGCCCGACAAGCGGGGGCGCCCTCCACATTCAACCACGAAACGGCGCGCGGTCCTCCACCCACGGAGGGCCGCCGTCACCCGGGCGTTTCGAGACCCAGGGTCGCCATGCCTGGAACCCGCCTGCCCCTGTCGCATGTATCGACCGCAATGGCAGAACATGAACCTCCATTCATCCGCGCATTTCTGTCAACGAATTGTTTCATTTCGCTTTATTTCAAGGAAGACAAACCAGTACCCATTAGACGGATTTTGCGGCAATACATCGGCGCGAGCGCTACGACAGACACAAAGCCGGGCGCGGGCGTTCGGATTCGAAAGCACCTGGCTTTGAGGTCGTGGCGCCTGGCTCACTCCTGGCGTCTTCCTTCAAGGACTCATCACCCATGTCATACAACCGCACCCTCTCCGTGCGCGCCCTTCGGGGCGTGTTGCTGTCCTCGTTGTTCGTCGTCACCCCCGCCCTCGCCGAGGAGGCGCACTGGGGCTATGCGCAGACCGTGGACCCCGAGCACTGGGGTGAGGTCGCCGGCGGCGCGCAGTGTTCCACGGGCGCCCAGCAATCCCCCGTGGCGCTGTCGACCTCCGAGTCCACGCACACGAACGTGCAGGCGCCCAGCTTCCACTATGGCACCAGCCTGGTGCGCATGGTGAACAACGGCCACACGGTGCAGTTCAACTACGACGTGGGCAGCACGCTGCGCCTGGGCCACCAGGAGTACAAGCTGGCGCAGTTCCACTTCCACACCCCCAGCGAGCACACCCAGAACGGCGAGCACTACCCGCTCGAGGTGCACCTGGTGCACACCGACGCGGCGGGGACGCCGAAGGTCGTGGTGGGCGTGCTCATCGAGGAGGGCTTGGTGAACGCGGCGCTCTTCACCGCCTTCCGCCACCTGCCCCGCCACGAGGGTGAGACGAGCACGCCGGTGGGCGCGCTCATCAACGCCAGCGCGCTCCTGCCGTTCAACCGCGCGTTCTTCCATTACGCCGGCTCACTCACCACGCCCCCGTGCAGCGAGGGGCTCCAGTGGTTCGTGATGAAGAACCCCATCCAGCTGTCCGACTCGCAGATCGCCGCCTTCGAGCGACTGCCGCACCTCAACCCGAACAACCGCCCCGTGCAGCCGTTGAACGGCCGAGACGTGGGGCTCCAGTCCGCGCACTGAGGACGTCGCCTGGGGCGCGGGAGGCTAGCGGGCGCCGCCCACCAGGGTGGCGATGGCCTCCAGCACCATCGGCTCCTTGTCGTTCATGACCTTGTGAGAGCTCCCCTCGGCGAGGATGTACGTCCGCTTCGCCGAGGCGGCGGCGAACCGCTCGTGGGCCGCCCGCCATATCGCCGTGCTCTCCGGGGTGTTCTGTCCATTCGCCGCGACGATGTCGATGATGGGCAACGACTCGGGGAGCACGAGGGCGTCGAGCCGCTGGGCCGTCTTCGGCATCGCCTCCGCCCAGGGGATGGCGACCTGGGCCAGCTGTGGCGCCTGCTTCCGGATTTCGTCGTACTGGCCACGCATGACAATGAGATTCTTCTCCACCTCCTCTGGCGGCCACACTCCCGGCACCACCGCGTCCAGCAGCACCACGCCCTGGACGTTGCGGTGTGTCTCCGCGAGCACGAGGCCGATGGCGCCGCCGTACGAGTGGCCCACCACCACCAGGGGCCCCTCCAGTCCGCAGCGCGCCAGCGCGGTGCCCAGGATTCGAGCATCGTTGTCGAGGCTGTATCCGGACGAGGCGTCGAGGGTGCTCCTGCCCATCCCCGCCCTGTCGTAGACGAAGGTCCGGAAGCCCTTCTCACGGACCTGCTTCTCGAGCGAGGCCCAGACGGAGGAGTCATTCCCGAAGCCGGACTCGAACACGACCGCGGGGCTGCCTGTGCCCTGGCTGTTCACCCAGATTCCGTGGCCATCGATGTCCAGCCGAGCCCCGCTGCACGGCGCCTCGGCCACGGGCGCGGCGGCGCGTGACGAGGAAGCACACCCGCTCGACAAGGCCAGACTCATCACGACGACGGTGAGGCATCTGTGCATGGGGTTCTCCGGGGAAGGCCCGCCGCGTCACTCCGGCGTGGGCGGACGCAGCAGCTTCTGGAGCCGGACGAGGTGCGAGGAGGTCGGGTACTTCGTCTGGAAGTCCAGAGCGCGAGCCTGAGCCTCGGAGCGGCGGCCCAGCAGCACCAGCGCCTCGATGGCGAGCACCTCCCGCTCCTGCGCGAGCGCGCCCCCCTGGAACCGGGACGCGTGTCTCCTCAGCAGCAAGAGCGCCTCCTCGGCATCTCCTCCCTGGAGGGCCCGGTGGGCGTCGTCGATGAGCAGCAGCTCCTCGTCCTCGAGGCGCGGGGCGCGAGCGACCGAAGGGGGCTCGGCGACGGGATTGCGCACGGGGTCGTGCGGGCGCGGTGGATTCACGCGGGGCGCGGCGGGCGCCGGTGCGCGGTCCTCGACGGGCGCGGGAGCGATGGGCTCGGGGCGCGGAGCCTCGACAACGGGCGGGGCCGGCGCGTCGGCCTCGGGAGGCACGTCGCGGCGTGGGGACTCCACCGGAGCCGTCTCCCGCTGCGCCTGGACGAGCGTCGGAGGCTGTGCGCGCTCGTAGACCCGACCCGCCTGGAAGGAGCCCACCGCCCCCGTGAGCGCGGCCACGCCCACGAGCACCTTGAGCTTGAGGCCCGTGGCCACCGTCGCGCCTCCCGTGAGCGGCGCGGTCGTGGGCGCCACCGGAGCCGGTGCGGGAGCCGGAGGAGCCGGAGGCGGCGAGAGCGGCGCCAGTCGGGCCGCGAGCGACGCCAGCTGCGCGGCGGAGGGCCCATCGCCCAGGGCGGACCCCAACAGCTCACGCAGCTCGGGCGAGGCGTCGGAGGACTCCTCCAGGAGTCGCACGGGCTCGGGCGTCCTCATCTCTCGCCTCCTTGCAACCGGGCCACGGCCTCCTGGACCTGCTTGCGCGCAGCGTACAGCCGCGCATACGCGGTCTGCACGGGGCACCCCACCGCCTGGGCCACGTCGGCCATGGTCCACTGCTCGATTTCGAAGAGGACGAACACCGCCCGCTTGTCCTCGTCGAGCGCATCCAGGATGCGGTCCAACCGGGCCCGGGCCTGCGTGCGCGCCACGGACTCGAGCTGCTCGGGGGGACGCGCCTCGTCGGGAGTCTCGGCGACGGAGGTCTCCCGCCGGACGTGCGCGCGCTTGCGGTGGTCCGAGGCCAACCGCATGCAGATGCCGAAGAGCCACGCGGCCACGGGCGCGCGTGGGTCGAACTCGGGGAGGCGGCGATGGACCACCAGGAACGCCTCCTGGCAGACGTCCTCCAGGTCCGCCTCCCTCACGCCCATGCGCCGCAGCGTGCGCCACACGAAGGCCGCGTGCTGGGCATGCACCCGCTCGAAGTCGAGCGGTTCCGCCCCATCGGGAGCGGGCAGGGCCTGGGGAGGTGTGGGCATCGCGCGGGAGTCCGGGGCCGGCGGACTCTAGTGAGCTTGCCGGCGCCAGGTGAAGCGCTACCCGCCCCCTGGTGCCTCACGGCCCCCGGAACACCAGGCCCAGCTCGACGAACACGCGCCACGGCGCCCCCAGCCGCCCCTCCCAGGCGGAGGTCATCGGCAACGTGGGACGCAGCCACCCCACCGCGGCGCCGCCCCCCACATGCAACCCGGTGGCGCCCCCCCATCGCAGCTCCAGCTGGGCTCGCGCCACCGCGTCGCCTCGGATGAGCAGGTCCACCTCGTCCACCGTCTGCCCCGTCGAGTCCGCCATCACGAACGAGAACGCCGCCGTCGCGCACGCGGACACCTCCCATCGGGAGCCGCCCCCCACCAGCGGACACACCCCCGCCTCGGGTGTCGCCAGCAGCAGGCCCACCCGTCCGTCCTCGAGCTCCGAGCGGGCCCAGGGCACCACGGAGAGCCCCACCAGCCACGTCACGCTCCCCGCCCCCCGCCAGCCCAGGCGTCCTCCCCAGGCGAGCCCGTCCGAGAGCCCCGTCGTCGTCAGCGCGGTGAGGGACACCGTCGAGCGACCCGGCCACGGGGCCGCGCGGGTCGGCGGGGATGAGGCCTGGATGGGAAGTTCCTCCTCCACCGTCGGGTCGGGCGCTTCGGGGAGCGGGGGTGCCTCCTCGGGAGGAGCAACCCCCTCGGAGGGCACCGGGGCGGGCTCCCGGGGACTCAAGGCCTCCGGGTCGATCATCAACGCGAGGACCAGCACCAGCCGACGCTCGATGTCCGCGCACGCGGGCGTGGCGGAGTCGATGTCGCGGCTGCCCAGGACGGTGCCCCGCGCATCCACGAGCGTGAGCCTCGCGGACCACCCCGACGAGGACGCCGGCTCCAGCACGCCATGCACGAGCACATCCGGCAGGGACCCGAACACGGAGCGCCCCAGCCTCGCCTCCACCGCGCGCGCCAGGGGCGCCGCCTGGATGCACTCCGAGGGCGCGTTCCAATGCAGCCCCCACCGCGCCGACGAAGGCTCGGGCGAAGCGGTGGCGAGCAGTGGGAGGACCACCCCCAGCAAGAGGGGCGAGGTCATGAGGACACGCGGGCGTGCTGGAGGTGGCTCATCCGGGTGACTTCTGTATCAGAGGTCCAGTCCCGCGTTCCCCGTCAGCTTGTTCGGCGCGAGCTTCACATCCGTCCCGTTGAAGATGAAGAGGGGGAGCCCGATGGCCAGCAGCGCGCCGCCACCAATCAGCGAGCCCATGCCCACCTTGCGCAGGGTGTTGTCCTTCGGAAGGGCGGAATCGGAGGGCTCCGCGCCGTCGATGGCCATCACCACTCCACCCACCACCGCCAGGGAGACGCCGAAGAGGGTGGCGAGCCAGCCAGTGGCTCGCAGTCCGGCGCTGCCCGGGTCGACCTTCAGGGACACATCCCGCCCCTGGTCCAACAGCGTGAAGCGTCGTGAGGGCGTGACCCCAGACCCCGCGATGAAGAAGTCCGTCGTCGGGTCGCGAAGGGTGACGTCACAGGGCATCGTGCACTCGCGCTGATAGTTGACGATGCCCACGGTGCCCACGCCGTCCGTGGTGGCGACGGTGCCGAACCCCTCGCTCGTGACGCGGAAGAGGCTGACTTCGGGGGCGTCCGTCTCGATGCGCACCCGCACGGTCTCATCACGGGGCGAAGGCGGTGATTGGGCAAGCGACGTGGGCGCGACGAGACTCAGGGCAAGCAGCAGGCTCAAGGTGTTCCTCCAGACGACATGGGCAACGTCACCCCATGAATGGAGGCAGGCACCCGGGATTTTGAAAGGCTTTTCTCCGGCGACCGGCTTTCATGCATCCAGGCCTTCCTTCATTGCCAGCGGACGGGGGTCGGAACAATGGGTGGCCATGAGCCACTCGGAGCAGACGCCACGGGAGGCCGAGGGGGACGACGCCTCGACCATGAATGGACGGGCGCGAGCTGCGCGACGCGATGGACGCCCCCGAAGCCCGTTCCCTTGACAAACGGGGGACCCCTCCGTATTCAACACGAACACAAAACGGTGGGGCACCCCACTTCCAAGGAGCGCAGCCGATGCGTCGTCACCCGACTGTCCTCGTCACCGCCGCCACGGGGCGACAGGGCGGAGCCACGGCGCGAGCGCTGCTGGCGGAAGGCAGCACCTCGGTGCGCGTCCTGGTCCGCGATCCGGAGGCCCCCAATGCCCGGGCCCTCGCGGCGGCAGGGGCCGAAATCGCGGTGGGAGACCTGGACGACCTCCCGTCACTGCGCGCCGCCTGCGCGGGGACCCGAGCGGTCTTCTCCATGCAGTCCCCCATCGTCTCCGCGACGGGCGTCGACTTCAGCAAGGAGGTCCAGCAGGGCAAGAACCTCATCGAGGCCGCGCTGGCCGAGGGCGTCGAGACCTTCGTGCACACCGCGACGTCCGGCGTCGGGGACCACCGCCACATCGAGGGTTGGGCGGAGGGCCGCTGGAAGGAGCACGAGGTGTACTGGGAGAACAAGCTCGCCACCTGCGAGCGCGTCCGGGGCGCCGGCTTCAAGCACTGGACGCTCATCCTGCCCGCCACCTTCATGGACCACGCCATGCTGGACACCTCCGCCTTCGTCGATGGGCACCGGTGGGTGACGGTGCTCGAGGCGGACCGGCCCATCCCCTGGATTGCCCCGGAGGACGTGGGGAACGCGTCCGCGGCGGCGCTCCTGAATCCCACGCGGTTCCATGGCGTCACGCTGCAGCTCGCGGGCGACGTGCTCACGCCCCGACAGCTGGCCGAGGTCCTCTCCCGCGTCGATGGGAAGACATACACCGTCCAGTCCAGCAGCATCGAGCAGGCCATCGCCGCGGGCCTGCATCCCGGCGTGGCGAGAGGGCTGACCTACATGAACGTCGCCCCGGTGCTCGCCCGACCCGAGCTCGCGCAAGCCCTCGGGCTCACGCTCATGCGCTTCGAGCCCTGGTTGCGTCAGCGCCGTGTCGAGGCAGCGACACACGTTGCGGGCCCTTGACGGCAGCACTCCCCCGCGGCGGGTAGAATCACTCGCCATGTGGCGACATGCGGGGTGGCTCGTCGTGGTGGGTGCGTGTGCTCTGCTCGCGTGCGAGACGCAGCCGTGCGTGAAGAAAGAGGAGAACTTGCCTCCGGAGTACCTGAGCGGGGACGCGTCCGTCGTCTTCACGTGTGGAGGGACTCCCGAAAACCACACGACGCTCGAGCCGCTCGAGGGCGTCAGCCTCCACTTCTCCGACACCATGAACGTGGCCTGGAGCTACAACCACAGACGGTTCCTCCCCAACGGCATCAGCCTCCAGATTCCCATGGGCTTGCGCGACGGCACCTACGAGCTCGGGACCGCTGGTATCGCCCTGTCGATACGGACCGACTTCGGAGAGGCCGCCTCCGCCGGCACGGTCACCTTCACCCGGGACCGCGACTCGCCCCTATTCAATGACCGGGCCCCCGAGGATGGCGTGTACCTCACCCACGCCGAGGTCACGCTGGAGGCGAGCGGAATCATGCCTCCCGCCTATTACTGTCCCGAGCCCGCGACCTTCCAGCTGGCGCCCGTCACCGTCCGACTGACGAAGCGCGTGGTCATCGGTCAGTGCGACGTCCCTTTCAATGACTGACGTGCACGCGGTCCTGGGTCCACGGCAACGTCCCCTTGCTGGAGCTCGCATCCACGGAGGTCGTCTCGGAGCCTGGCCCCTGCGACGACCGGCGTCGACGCCCTCGACGACGCGTGGGGCGTGAGCGACGGGAATTGACCCCGTCCCCGCTCACGCCCCGGCGTCTTCAGTACGGGCTCGCGGTGGGGCGGATGATGATTTCGCTGACGTCCACGTCCGCCGGCTGGCTGATGGCGTAGGCGATGGAGCGGGCGACGGCGTCGGCGGGGATCGCCACCTTGCGGAACTCGCGCATCACGTCGCGCGCGTTGGAGTCGCTGATGCTCTCCGCCAGCTCGGACGTGGTGACCCCCGGCGAGATGACCGTCACGCGAATGTCCCCGCCCACCTCCTGGCGCAGCCCCTCGGAGATGGCCAGCACCGCGAACTTCGTGGCGCAGTACACCGCCGCCGTCGGGCTCACCGCGTGCCCTCCGATGGACGACACGTTGATGACCTGCCCCGCCTTCTGCCGCTTCATCACCGGCAGCGCCGCGGCGATGCCATGCAGCACGCCCCGGATGTTCACGTCGATCATCCGGTCCCACTCGTCCACCTTCAGCATCTCCAGCAGCGACAGCGGCATCACCCCCGCGTTGTTGATGAGCACGTCCAGCCGCCCGAACTCCTCCACCGTGAAGCGCACGAAGCCCTCCACGTCCTCGCGCTTCGTCACGTCCAACGCGCGCACCCGCGCCTCGCCGCCCGCCGCCTTCAGCTCCGCGGCCAGCACCTCCAGCCGCTCCTTGCGGCGCGCGCCCAGCACCACCTTCGCGCCCTGCTGGGCAAGCAGGCGGGCCGCCGCCTCGCCGATTCCACTGCTCGCTCCGGTGATGGCCACCACCTTGCCCTGGATGTTCGTCGTCATGTGCATGTCCCTCGAGTGATTGCCCGGCGCCTGGAGGGAACCGGGGACACACACACCTTCTCAACGGAGGGCCTGGAGGCGTTATCCGGATGCTCGCCGGCTCTTGCCTAATCCTGCACGGGACGTTTGACTGCCCCCATGAAGCGCGCCCCTCCTCCAGCGCCCGCCCCGAATCCCAGCCTGGCCGCGCTGGCGACGCTCCTCGAGCGCCACACGCCCACGGACGGCATCCACGCCACCGCCATCCCCCGGCTCTCGCTCATCCGCGCCTCCGAGCCCACCCCGGAGCTCCACGCGCTGCAGGCCGCCGCGCTGTGCATCGTCGCGCAGGGCCGCAAGCAGGTGCTGCTCGGTGACGACGTGTATGTCTATGGGACGGACCAGTGCCTGGTCGCCTCCATGGACCTCCACGTCACCGGACAGGTCATCGAGGCGACGCCGGACAAGCCCTACCTCTGCTTCCGGTTGGACCTGGAGCCCGGCCAGCTGAGCAGCCTGATGATGGAGGCGGCGCTGGACGCGCCCGAGGACCGCGGCGTGGCCCGGGGGCTCGCGCTGGGCCCGGTGGGGACGCCGCTGTTGGACGCGACATCGCGGCTGGTGCGGCTCCTGGAGACCCCGCGCGACATCCCCGTGCTCGCGCCGCTCATCACCCGGGAGATTCTCTACCGCCTGTTGTCCGGGGAGAACACCGCGAGGCTGCGGCGCATCGCCCTGGGCGACAGCCGCCTGGACGCCATCGCCCGCGCCATCCACTGGCTCAAGGCGCACTACGCGGCGCCCCTGCGAATCGAAGACCTGGCGCGCACCGTCCACATGAGCCCGTCCGCGCTCCACCACCACTTCAAGTCCGTGACGGCGATGAGCCCCCTGCAGTACCAGAAGCAGCTGCGCCTGCAGGAGGCCCGTCGCCTGATGCTCTCCGAAGCCCTGGACGCGGCGATGGCCGGGCACTCCGTGGGCTACGAGAGCCCGTCCCAGTTCAGCCGCGAGTACAGCCGGATGTTCGGCGCGCCTCCGTCGCGGGACATCGCACGGCTCCGCGAGTCGCTCGGAGCCGTGCAATGACCCCGTCCGCAAGGCGGGCTCCTGACAGGTGATGTCCGGCAGGCCCTGCCCTGGTAGGCGCCCTGGGACGTCCACAAGGACGGAGAATCATGCGGTTGGCGGCGCGGGGTGCGGGCACCGCCAGGAGGGCCCCACGAGCAGGGCCCCGAGCTTCATCGAGGGCGTCGTCTTCACCGAGCACCGGCTTGCGACGTCCTGCCGGACCTCAGTCGGCGCCCGGCAACAGCACAGGCGCGGAGAAGAACAGCAGGCCACGGCTCAACATGGGCAGCCAGGCGCCGTAGTGGTCCTCGCCAGGGAACTCCAACAACCGCACCTCCAGGCCGCCGCCCAGGGCGGAGAGCTCGCCCGACAGCTCTCGGGTGTTGTCGACCATCCGCCGCTCGACGGCGAGCATGCCCCGCTCGCCCTGGCTCTTGCGAGGCGTCTGCTCGAGCCCGCCCACCG
Encoded here:
- a CDS encoding carbonic anhydrase, which produces MSYNRTLSVRALRGVLLSSLFVVTPALAEEAHWGYAQTVDPEHWGEVAGGAQCSTGAQQSPVALSTSESTHTNVQAPSFHYGTSLVRMVNNGHTVQFNYDVGSTLRLGHQEYKLAQFHFHTPSEHTQNGEHYPLEVHLVHTDAAGTPKVVVGVLIEEGLVNAALFTAFRHLPRHEGETSTPVGALINASALLPFNRAFFHYAGSLTTPPCSEGLQWFVMKNPIQLSDSQIAAFERLPHLNPNNRPVQPLNGRDVGLQSAH
- a CDS encoding SDR family oxidoreductase gives rise to the protein MTTNIQGKVVAITGASSGIGEAAARLLAQQGAKVVLGARRKERLEVLAAELKAAGGEARVRALDVTKREDVEGFVRFTVEEFGRLDVLINNAGVMPLSLLEMLKVDEWDRMIDVNIRGVLHGIAAALPVMKRQKAGQVINVSSIGGHAVSPTAAVYCATKFAVLAISEGLRQEVGGDIRVTVISPGVTTSELAESISDSNARDVMREFRKVAIPADAVARSIAYAISQPADVDVSEIIIRPTASPY
- a CDS encoding alpha/beta fold hydrolase, whose protein sequence is MHRCLTVVVMSLALSSGCASSSRAAAPVAEAPCSGARLDIDGHGIWVNSQGTGSPAVVFESGFGNDSSVWASLEKQVREKGFRTFVYDRAGMGRSTLDASSGYSLDNDARILGTALARCGLEGPLVVVGHSYGGAIGLVLAETHRNVQGVVLLDAVVPGVWPPEEVEKNLIVMRGQYDEIRKQAPQLAQVAIPWAEAMPKTAQRLDALVLPESLPIIDIVAANGQNTPESTAIWRAAHERFAAASAKRTYILAEGSSHKVMNDKEPMVLEAIATLVGGAR
- a CDS encoding AraC family transcriptional regulator; this translates as MKRAPPPAPAPNPSLAALATLLERHTPTDGIHATAIPRLSLIRASEPTPELHALQAAALCIVAQGRKQVLLGDDVYVYGTDQCLVASMDLHVTGQVIEATPDKPYLCFRLDLEPGQLSSLMMEAALDAPEDRGVARGLALGPVGTPLLDATSRLVRLLETPRDIPVLAPLITREILYRLLSGENTARLRRIALGDSRLDAIARAIHWLKAHYAAPLRIEDLARTVHMSPSALHHHFKSVTAMSPLQYQKQLRLQEARRLMLSEALDAAMAGHSVGYESPSQFSREYSRMFGAPPSRDIARLRESLGAVQ
- a CDS encoding TetR/AcrR family transcriptional regulator; translated protein: MEPVKPLRADGRRNRERIVTAASELVARDGAQASLEEIARRAGVGSATLHRHFPTRQALLEVVFREGVAQLCAMASAQPGRNPAAELAAWLEEVTVYTATHRGLAAALLAGPEGLVPEELCCTDMLLGVLSGLVARASSVGAIHASATAEDLLRLANAIAVANEQDAPTARRVLRLALLGIRP
- a CDS encoding RNA polymerase sigma factor, with protein sequence MPTPPQALPAPDGAEPLDFERVHAQHAAFVWRTLRRMGVREADLEDVCQEAFLVVHRRLPEFDPRAPVAAWLFGICMRLASDHRKRAHVRRETSVAETPDEARPPEQLESVARTQARARLDRILDALDEDKRAVFVLFEIEQWTMADVAQAVGCPVQTAYARLYAARKQVQEAVARLQGGER
- a CDS encoding NmrA family NAD(P)-binding protein, yielding MRRHPTVLVTAATGRQGGATARALLAEGSTSVRVLVRDPEAPNARALAAAGAEIAVGDLDDLPSLRAACAGTRAVFSMQSPIVSATGVDFSKEVQQGKNLIEAALAEGVETFVHTATSGVGDHRHIEGWAEGRWKEHEVYWENKLATCERVRGAGFKHWTLILPATFMDHAMLDTSAFVDGHRWVTVLEADRPIPWIAPEDVGNASAAALLNPTRFHGVTLQLAGDVLTPRQLAEVLSRVDGKTYTVQSSSIEQAIAAGLHPGVARGLTYMNVAPVLARPELAQALGLTLMRFEPWLRQRRVEAATHVAGP